CTTAGTCGGCCTTTTTCAGGAAGATCTGGAAGAGCCAGACCCAGGGTCAGCAGGGCCTCTGAGCTCCGCCAGGGTCTCTCTGGCTACTCCCCGCGCCTGGCCTGGCCCTGTCCGGCCTCACCTCGCTCAGGATCACCCACACAGGGGAGTCCGTCTGGATGGAGAGGCGCAGCGCTTCCAGAGGGCCGAAGGCTGGGTCCACCTCTCCCTCTGCCACTCCCTTGTAGAAGGAGCCTGGGGGAGGGCAGCGCTGAGAGGGTGTCCCCGAACCCCAGCCCAcactctcccccagccccctacccACCAATCTGGAGGTAGCCGTCAGGGCTCCGAGGGTACCGGAGGGTGGCGGTGCGGCCCTCCTGCAGGGCCTCCTTGTCCGACTGAGGGTTCTAGGGGCAGAACcaaaggctgaagcaggtggctGCGGGAGGCCCGACCTCAATGCACACCACACCCTACCGCACTTACGTCGAAGGGCAGCACCTCCACAGACGTGTTGAAGAGCTTGTCCTCCGGGTGCTCGATGTTCCCACTGCGGAAGAAAAACCTGCGGCCAGGCAGGCCTGTGAGCTGTGCAGGGGCAGCGCTCCAGTACAGCACCCAGCGCCCAGCAGAGAAAGGCCAGGCCTGCACCGGGGGGCCCCCAGGCAGCTGTCAGGCTGTCCAAGGAGATCAGGGCCTTCCTCTGGGAGGATGGTGAGGTGAAACATGGCTGAGCTCCTAAGGGCTGCCTGACTGAGTCCTCACAAGGTAGCTACCGTTAGGAGGCCCActtcagatgaggacactgaggaaTGTGAGGTTAGTTTGCTGGTGGAGCCTACACCTGGGGgccccccagccccgccccccATCGCAGACCCAGGTGCTGGCACTGACCGCTCCAGTCTCAGGGGCTGGAAGAAGCGGAAGCGGATGAAGTCGCCCGCGGCAGGGGTGAAGGCCCAGAAGAAGTCCTCGCGCAGGTAGGCTTTCTCCAGGGTGAAGTGCTGGTATGTCTTCAGGCTCGTGCTCACCTCTGCTGGCGGGTTCACATGCTCCTTCCGCAGCGCCTGCTTTCCGAAGTCCTTGTCCTGCAGCAGAGGAGGGACAGCGGTGATGGCATGGGCCCCGACCTGGACCGCGGCATGGGGAGAGCGTGCAGGGCAGCCCACCTTCAGTTTCTGGATCTTGCCAGCCAGCGAGGAGTGAGTGCCCACATGCTGGAAGAGGGACGGCTTGAAGCGGATCCGCAGGTTGGCCTTCTGCCGGTCACAGTGCTTCTGTGGAGGGCGGGTGACACCCCAGGACTCGGCTGAGCCCTCCTTCCTCCACACGGCCTCTCCTGGAGGCTACCAGGGCCCTCCCACAGTTGACAGTGCCCTCTCTTATGTGATCAGATGTAAGGACGGGGACAGTTTGTGCTGGAGGCCGCCTGCCCCTTGGCCCTGCCCCTGCCAGTCCCTCCAGCTCTTGCTCACCGCGTCCTTCTCGGGGTTGCAGACTTTCACCCACAGAATATGGTCCAAGAGCCAGTCAATGGGCTTGTCCCGGTAGAACATGAGGATGAACTCTACAATCAGGCTCAGGTCCAGCGACTTGAACATCTTGCCTGGTAGGAAGGGGGCCTGAGTGGGCAGTGCTGCTCCGCCGCACTTCCTTTCTCCCTGCAGGGTGCCCCCGAGAGTCCCACAGCAAACCCAGGGCAGGCTTCAGGCAGGTGTGAGCACAAGGGGGCAGACAGGTGGTGAGGCCAGATACGGCTGATGCACAGGCAATGGCAACAGGCCAGGCGGGGCTGCAGCACGCACACCAGGCAGGGCCCAACCTGGGCAAAGGCTCATAGCGGACTCAGCGTGGGACTGGGAGAGGATGGCAGAGGTGGGTGGGACTCAAAGGCACGGTCAGGTTAGGGGAGGGGCACACCAATGAAGCCCAGCTGGGAGAACTCCAGGATCATCCAGTCCTCTGAAGGCTGCTGCAGCGCGAAGTTCTTCATGGTGCTCAGGTAGTTGGGCTTGGCCACGATGTCATCCTCCAGCTGCAGGTTGAGCAGAGAGGGGCTGGGGCTCAGGAAGGGCACCCAGATGGACGAGACCCATAGCAGGGCAGGGCAGCGCAGGGCTTGGGGCTGACCTGCACGTAGTAGATGCCTTTGGACTGCGCGTACATCATGAGGAAGCAGTAATCGAGGTTCTGTTTGGTCCTCCACCTGTGGGCCAGGGCGGGGCCTCAGGAGCTCAGACCCCTCCACCTCCAGTGCGGCCCCACAGAGAAGCCGCTGGGTGGGCAGCttctgtccccccacccccatgcaCAGGTCCTCCCATGGAGAATTCAGGGCACTGCAGGGAACGCCCTGGAATCAGATACCAGTAGACGGGTTCTCAGCACAGGCGGGCAGGCTGCTGGGGGTATGGGGGAGTGCTAGTACCTGACTCTCTCCTTGGGGTCCCCAAAGGACTCTCGGAGGCGGGAGAAGTCAGGGTAGAAGTGGGGGGAGGGTGAGATGACCTCCAGGAGCCCAGAATGGATCTCCGTGGGGAACCTGGGGGACGGGAAGGCCCAGTCCGTACGCAGCCTCCAGGGGCTGAGGGGGGCCGAGCCCAGCAGACCCTGGCTCTTTCTTGAGGCTCACCCAGTGCCAGCCCCCCACCACCCCCTACACCCAGCCAAGTGAGGCAGCAGGCCTCCACAGGGGCTTGGCCTCTCCGCacacccacccctcccccaccaggTCCCTGCCTCCCCACAAGATAGGAAAGGCGCTACCTATGGGGAGGCAGGAACCTGCCAGCACAACACCCCGCAGAGAGCCCTCCTGCCACCAGCTCTCTGGGGCCACCAGTACTCACAAGGCCTTGATGTTCTCTGTCACTGCCGAAGTGTACTGTGAGTCGGTCTGTGGGTGAGACCAAGCACCCTCCCTTAGTGCTGCCGCTGCCCCAAAAGGCCTGGAAGGGCTTGGAGAAGGGGCATGGCTTCAGATGCCCCCCACGTGGAGGTAGCGAGCCTGCTGTGCTGAGAGCGGAGCAAGGGCACCCCCAGAGACAGCCCTTTCCCTTTGGGACTGGCACGGCCAAGGGCGGGGCGAGGGGTGTGCCTAGGGGTAGAGGGCTCCAGGAAGCCCCTTCTTTTCAACTTTCTATCTCGGAACATTTGCGAACGAAACTAGCAACTGAACTTCCCACAGCTTTCTCCTCCCGAATGGCTCCTGCTGTCAGTTCTATACCGCGGGGGCTCCTCTGAATGTCCCCCAATCCCGCGTCCTGGCTCACTTGCCTCAGCGATCAGCACCACGATGACCGAGTCCTCCTTCTCCTGCGGGCTCAGCTCGGAGATGAGCGAGTGCAGAGTGTCAGTCAGGTACGAGTGCACCTCGCGCCGCACGCTCGGGATGCCCATCACCACCGACACTATGGGGGACGGAGGCGCGACGCTGGGAAGGGCGCGGGGGGAACCCGCCCCCCCTACCCCGTGCTCCTCCCTGCCCACGCCCCTACCTCCCGTGCGGCCCTGGCCCACGCGCACCGCGGGCTGCAGACTGCTCTCCTTGGCCAGCAGGTGTGGCAGGTGGTGGAAGACGGTGGGCAGGTGCAGCACGTGCCGGTGTGAGCCGTTCCACGGCTTCAATCGGGGGTCCTCTGGGTGGGTCGTGAAGGATCGGGACTGAGACCAGGGAGCCTACAACCAGCCCACCCCCGCCTTTTCCCCCTCCCGCCCCAGACCTCACCTGTTAGGCGGCCCCAGGTGCGATTGCCGTCTCCGTCTCGCAGCGCCTGCCTTTCCGACACGGCCCTCTTGATCTCGTCCAGCACCAAGTTGAGCTCCTTGGAGCGCTTGAGGCTCTCCTGCTCAGCTGCGTGCAACCGATCGCGCAGCGCCAGGAACTCCCGCTGGTAAACGTCCACAACGTCGCCTGCAGGTGGTACGCAAGCCGTCACGAGGGGGCAGTCTAGAGCCGCCCTAGGGCCCCTTTAGTGCCAGCGCACACATCTGGGTGTCCATCTGTGCAACAGCTCATTTACATCTGTTCTCGTGCCTGCCACACGTGAGACAGCTGGGGTCACTCTGAAATTACACTGACACTAATGCTTGTGGGGAGAAAACCAGGGGAATTTGCCCTCTTCCCGGGGTTATTTTATTCTCTGAGGAGGCGTCTGAAGTGGGAATACAATTTCCAGACCTAGGTAGGTGGATCCTAAGCAAGGGCTGGAACAGCCTCAGACCGAAGCCGCTCTGTCCGTTGGCCGCCAAAGCCCACTCTTGCTTTTGGCAGCACATGCTCCTTCCAGGGCATGGGATACCCAAGGTCCTGGTGCTAGTTCTTCACTGTCCTCGTGGCAGTCGCTGGTTGCCCACCTTGCCCTGGATTGTTAGCCTCACAATGGCCCCGGGGGTGGCTGCTGCAGTTCCAGGAGCCCACCTCACTTCATTGCTCAAGGACAGTCAACAGCAGTGAGGGGACTAGCTCTGAATGCTCTGGTGCCTGTGTCTCTGGAGACCTGTGCTGTGCCTGGGGCACCCTGAAGGGTCCGCATGCCCCCCCAGGGGACCCATGTCAGAACCTCCAGCTGGGCCCAGGCATGAGGGCTATAGGCAGATGGGGCAGCACACAGGTAGGGCTGCCCGACAGTAGAGAGGCACCACCAGTCTGGCAGGGACCAGTGAGCAAGACTGAGATCAACAACCTCCTGGTGGCTGGGTGCCCACAGTCCCTGCGGAAGTACGCTCAAGGCCTCTGCCAGGCGAGCCTCTGAAAACCTATGTGGCCTGCAAGGCCTTATGTTTCCAAGTCTCCAAGTTTAAGACGCCTGACAGAACTCCCTCTGCCCACAGATAGCTCTTCCATTCCTTGATCCTTGGTGGGTTCACAGACCCCAGAGTTCCATGGGATGGCCTCACCCCGCCAGCGGCCCTGTGCATGATCAAGGTCATGATCAGGCAAAGTCCAGTCACCTCAGGACACACCCCTTTccaaagcagaggcaggaggtcGAAGTGCCAAGCGACCAGGGAATAGGAAGGggtgggcctgggcctgggcaggAGGGAAAGGTGTAAGGAGCAGGGAGCCAAGTGGATCTTCCCTGAGGCATCTCTTACCCAAGAAGCTAGCCCCCGCCCTCCCACACCCTGCCTCTCTGGGGCTAAGGCTGAGGCCAAGTGGAGCCTCTGGACAGGCCCTGGCGGGAGGGAAGGGGGAGTCAGATTACCGGATCTGCCAGGCTCCACGCTGGGCTCAGGGGCTAGGTTACCCTGGAAACCTGACCCTTTGAATGCAGAGCTGGCTACCCCCAACACTCACCCATTGCTGGGCGACACCGAGGTGTAGGCAGCGGTTGCCCACAGGGATGGGACTGGAGGTGCAGAGGCCTACAGAGCCATCAGGAGTGGGTTCAGAGCCACCTGCACCTGCAGGTGTGCCTCCCTCCTGCCTAGATGCCAGTCCCCGCTTGCCTACTTACAGCCACTGCCCATCCCCGAGCCCCACCCTGGCTTTCTCTGTCCCACATGACTGCCTCAGATGGACAGGCTGGGTGGGCAGTGGTGGGTGACGCTGCCTCAATCACCCTGGAAACAGCCTGCTCCTTACCCTGGCTTCCTTCCTAGgggcctcccctctcccccaggtCCTGTTTACCAGGAGGTAAAGGGACCCACGGGCTCCCGCCTACACCAACCCTTCTGTCATTTCCCTTCACACTGCAGGCCCTGGCCCTGGGCAGCCTCCCCCGCCTGCCAGCTCCCCCACCCGCCTTGCCCTCAACTGTGGGTCGAACTCTGTGACTGCCTCCCCATGGGCCAGGCCCCATGCCAGGGCTCTGCCAAGCCATGCTGACACCCTATAACCTTCGGGAGCTGGGGAGGCAGCTCAGGTGAGGAGAGGGGCCAGCCTGGGAGCCCCTGCCAtaccttcctgcctcagggccaCATTGTTAAGAACAGCAGTAATGAGGCCTGGAGGCTGTGTAACCCTCCCTGGAGGCGAGTTATTAGGACACCCTGAGGCCCGCAAACCACAGTTCCCCCTGCTTCCCTCTTGGTTGGGAAAAGATTAAAGAGCCAAGCTGGGGCACAACCTTTGTGCCCTGTATTCAGGGAAAAGGGACAGGATCAGAGGAGCACAGGCAGGTATCAGGCCCGTTAATGGTCTGCTGTCACCATGCATGTGTGCGGCAGATGTCTGTCTCCTCTCCAGACCCTGCACCCTCCTAGGAGTCAAGGAGGGTGTCCATCATTGCTGAGGTCCAGGCCTGGGGAGGGGGACAGCCTGGAGGCTGGGAGAGCTGTGTGGCTGAGACCCTGGGCCGCCCCCAAGGGTCTGCCTCCCTGGGCAGATCCTCAGCAGGTGCTTGGCTGAAGGCCACAGTTTGAGTGCTGGCAGAGCTGCTCCACAGGCCAGATATGAAACTGGGCCCCAAACCCTTCTCCAGGGTCCATTTTGCATTAGTCTAAAGAGGCCGTCCTGGGCTTGACCTTGGGCTTCCAGGATGACGCCCGCACCTGCTGTCCTTCCTCTCTGGTTCCTGGACCCCCGCTGGCTGCAAAGTGGAGGCCAGGTTCCAATTTGGCCTCAGACTGGCTAAGCCTGGTTTCACCAGGGGCTTAAGACAGACTTTCTACATGTGACAATGAGATGGGTTCACATAATAGCCTGGATTCCTAGCTTCTCTTGAGGCCTCCAATGACCTGGTCCTACTGAGTCACCACAGAAACAGTGACAGCCCCTCAACAAGGCAGGCCTAGGTCACCCCCTACTCATGCCTCACAGGATCCTTAGGCTTCCCTCCCCTAGGGGCTGGGTCCTTGAATCTAAGTGCTCCTCTTCTTAGCTCTCCTGTTCCCCAGGCCCTCAAAGAGCCAGCCCCCTGGATGCTCCCCAGGCACAGTGGGTCCCACGGAGCCAGCGCCTCTCCCTCACTCTGCTGTCCCGGAGACTTGCTCCCTGTGGTAAGCCAGGCTTGCAGAGGTGGCTCCTGACATCAATCTGGGGGCATGTGGCTGCTGTGGGAGACACACACTGGCTGAGGACAAAGGGCAAGGGCTCATGGCTCTACCCACGACTGGAAGAGTGTGCCCCAGCCCTTCAGATAAGGCCCCACCTAGGCCTTCATGCCAGTCTGCTAGTCACCCTGCCAAGGACCCAGAATGTCCTTCCCCAGGTGACACACCCTACCTACAGATAATTCTGCCCCAGTCATGCCTGCCCTTGATAATATACGCCACCACCGGGGCCTCTGCCCCAGCCATCCCTCCCCTGTCCGGCAGTCTCCCCGCAGAGTCCCTGGAGCCCCAAGGCCAGCCCAGGCCTCTGCTCTGACAGAACAAGTGCGGCCGGCGGGCGCGCTGGCAGAGCTCGGTGAGGGTAGCTGAGGCTCGGAGGGTCCGGAAGGGTCCAGGTCCTCccagcctcctcagcctctctgggGTGGCGCTCCGGGACAGGGAAACAGGGAAGCAGGTGGCagggaggccaagggggcagGTGGCCTCAGCCCGCTTAGGCCtccagcaggcaggcaggcaggaggccACTCTCCCGGAACCTCCAGGCTAGGGGAAGAGAACCAGGGCACTTACTGAGCCCCACCATACATGCAAGACCAGGTCAGGTGAGGGAGCAGAGGTCAGTCTGCACCTCATGCACCACAAAAGCTGACCTTGAGGGGCCAGCCAGGAAGCTCTCGGGGTgcgggggaggggctggggccgcACAGGAGCGCAGGGCAGCAGTGGCCAGGCTGGCTCAGGacgcctctccctccctccccagctcccaTAGGCCGGATGCTGCCCAGGCGTTCCGGGCGCCCGAAGTCGGCTTGAGACCAGGTTTGTCCAGGTGTCACGCCGGGGTCCTTGAGCCGGCACTTGGGAGCAGCGGGAGGCAGGGTCGGGGGAGGGCGGGTGGGGGGATGCCTGACCGCCTGCTTGGTGCCTCGCCTGTGCCCTCCGCACTTAGAAGCTGAAGGTCCTGCCCAAGTGGCTGTGGCTGGCGTTCCGGgatctctgtgaccttgggtctGTGCCGAGACCCCCACGGGTCCCCAGCTCAGCTGCGCCCGCGGAGTCCGGTCCGGGGCACCCACGGGCGCGGCGAGTGCTGGGCGGGCAGGCACAGCCCGGGCCCGAGGAGGACGCCGCGGCTCCAGCAGCAAACaagtggggaagggtgggaggggcgTCCTCCGCGCCGCCCGGGCGGGGAAGGGGCGCCTGCGTCGGCTTCCGGCCGCCTCCCGCGGCCACCGCCGGGCCCGCTCCCGCCGCCGACGCCCAGGTGCGCCAGGTGCGGGCCGGGCCGGCCGTGCGGGGGTCGCGCTTACCTTTCTGGCCGCTGAGTGCCGCGTACCAGGACAGCGAGAGGAAGGCGCACAGGCAGAAGAGCAGCAGCGTCAGGAAGGTGCCATTGCGGAGCCTCATCTCCTCCGATGCGCGGCGGGCGCCCGCGGGGCCGAGGCTGCATGGCCCGGGGAACCGGGGCCGGGGCGCAGGGGTCGGAAGGCGGCGGCTGCAGGGGCCCCGGCCccggggcggggaggggcggggggccCGGGGCCGGGCAGGGACCGGGCCGGGGAGCGCGCCTGCCGCTTCTCAGGGCGCAAGCTTTGTGCCCTGTACTCAGGGAAAAGGAACAGGCTCAGAGGAGCAGAGGCAGATATCAGGCTCACTGCAGGTATCAGGGGCGCGGGACACTGGCGGCCTCGCCTCCGCGGCAGGGCCGGGCCAGgccgggctgggctgggctgggcggcGAGACCCGCGGCCCGGCCTGGATCTGGGGCCTGGATCTGGGGCCGCCGCGGAGTCGACGGCGCAGGGCGGGGCGGCCCGGATTTAAAGGGGCCGCAGCACCGCCGCCGCCAGCGCCGcgaggggcggggtgggggccgGCGCCCGCGATCCCGACCGGCTCCCGCAGCCCCGCTTGGGCTCGTGCGAGTCGGCCTCAGGTAAGGCCGGAGTGGGAGTGCGGGTCGACCGCAGCCGGCgcgggcggcgggggcggcgCTCCCGGGCCCAGGTACTCTTCTCGGCAACATCTCCTCCGCGCGCGGACCCCGACCCCACTCGCACGTTCTCTGGGCTGTTTCCCGAGCGTGAGGGGCTCTGGGTGGCGCGGGGGACTGGGCGCTTGGAGCCGGGAGCCACCGTTGCCTTCGGCGCCGCCCAGGGCGCTTTCCCGCTCTGGAGCTTCCTCTGGGGCGCGGGACTGAGACGCGCAGGGGCCCGGGAGGCGGGAACAATGGGCCGTTCTAGGGGGAATCAGGGCCAATGCTCGTGGGTGCAGAGGAATGACCAGCCCAGAAGCGGACCGGCTTCCCGGGACAGTGGCGGCCCAAGCGCGCCGCTTACGGGAGCAACGGGCCCTGCTCCCGGTGGTGCAGCGGCCACCTCGCCCCGCGCAGCCCAGCCGGTCTTGATAGGGGCCCACGCCTTCATTcggatttttgtggtttttttttttttgagacagagtctcgctctgtcgcccaggctggagtgcaatggcgcgatctcggctcactgcgatctcaacctccggagtagccgggattacaggcgcccggctaattttttttcttttctttttttttttttaagactttggGCAGCGCCTGGCCCGCTCCCAGCTTGGACCTCCCAGTCCTAGGGGCCCGGTTccgggtggaggctgcagggacctctgccccgCCCGCTCGGGGGAGGCCTGAGGGGCTGGACTCAGACTGGGAGTGAATGCAGCTTTGTCTTCCTAGTCCAGCCCTGGCCCACACCTGGGGCTGGGTGGAATCGGGAGCTTCTACGGGTCTGGACAATTCTCCCACAGAGAGATTGATGCCAAGAAGTGGGTGGCCgagccagaggctgaggtgggctggaTCCTGAGGCCCAGTGTTAACGGACAGGGCTCCCCATTCAGTGCTCCTGGAACTTTCCGAACTAGAGACTGGGGCTTGTAGGCGCCTTCTAGAGGAAACTCGTGTTTTCACAGGTGTCTTCTATGTGTGGCAAAGGATAATGGCTTTTCACTTAGGCTGTGGCATAAAGGGCTTTAGAAATTGTTAATAAGTTACTTAACGTTAAAACTTAGTCACccaggcccggtgtggtggctcatgtctgtaatcccagcactttgagaggctaaggcgggaggatcatttgagctcaccagttcgagaccaacctgggcaacatagtgacacctcatctctataaaattaaaattttttaaacaattttttttggattttttttttgtaattttaaaaatatttatttatttatttatttatttttgagacagagtcttcccttgtcgcccaggctggagtgcagtggcctgatctaggctgactgcaagctccgcctcccgggttcacgccattcgctacaggcgcccggcaccacacccggctaatgttttgtattttttagtagagacgggtttcaccgtgttagccaggatggtctctatctcctgacctcatgatccacctgcttcagcctcccaaagtggtgggattacgggcgtgagccaccacgcccggccttttttgttttgtttttaaagatggagtctcgctctgttgcccaggctggagtgcagtggcacaatctcgactcactgcaacttctgcctcccaggttcaaggaattctcctgcctcatcctcctaagtagctgggattacaggcgcgccccacca
This sequence is a window from Papio anubis isolate 15944 chromosome 5, Panubis1.0, whole genome shotgun sequence. Protein-coding genes within it:
- the MGAT4B gene encoding alpha-1,3-mannosyl-glycoprotein 4-beta-N-acetylglucosaminyltransferase B isoform X2, which codes for MRLRNGTFLTLLLFCLCAFLSLSWYAALSGQKGDVVDVYQREFLALRDRLHAAEQESLKRSKELNLVLDEIKRAVSERQALRDGDGNRTWGRLTEDPRLKPWNGSHRHVLHLPTVFHHLPHLLAKESSLQPAVRVGQGRTGVSVVMGIPSVRREVHSYLTDTLHSLISELSPQEKEDSVIVVLIAETDSQYTSAVTENIKALFPTEIHSGLLEVISPSPHFYPDFSRLRESFGDPKERVRWRTKQNLDYCFLMMYAQSKGIYYVQLEDDIVAKPNYLSTMKNFALQQPSEDWMILEFSQLGFIGKMFKSLDLSLIVEFILMFYRDKPIDWLLDHILWVKVCNPEKDAKHCDRQKANLRIRFKPSLFQHVGTHSSLAGKIQKLKDKDFGKQALRKEHVNPPAEVSTSLKTYQHFTLEKAYLREDFFWAFTPAAGDFIRFRFFQPLRLERFFFRSGNIEHPEDKLFNTSVEVLPFDNPQSDKEALQEGRTATLRYPRSPDGYLQIGSFYKGVAEGEVDPAFGPLEALRLSIQTDSPVWVILSEIFLKKAD
- the MGAT4B gene encoding alpha-1,3-mannosyl-glycoprotein 4-beta-N-acetylglucosaminyltransferase B isoform X1, with product MRLRNGTFLTLLLFCLCAFLSLSWYAALSGQKGDVVDVYQREFLALRDRLHAAEQESLKRSKELNLVLDEIKRAVSERQALRDGDGNRTWGRLTEDPRLKPWNGSHRHVLHLPTVFHHLPHLLAKESSLQPAVRVGQGRTGVSVVMGIPSVRREVHSYLTDTLHSLISELSPQEKEDSVIVVLIAETDSQYTSAVTENIKALFPTEIHSGLLEVISPSPHFYPDFSRLRESFGDPKERVRWRTKQNLDYCFLMMYAQSKGIYYVQLEDDIVAKPNYLSTMKNFALQQPSEDWMILEFSQLGFIGKMFKSLDLSLIVEFILMFYRDKPIDWLLDHILWVKVCNPEKDAHCDRQKANLRIRFKPSLFQHVGTHSSLAGKIQKLKDKDFGKQALRKEHVNPPAEVSTSLKTYQHFTLEKAYLREDFFWAFTPAAGDFIRFRFFQPLRLERFFFRSGNIEHPEDKLFNTSVEVLPFDNPQSDKEALQEGRTATLRYPRSPDGYLQIGSFYKGVAEGEVDPAFGPLEALRLSIQTDSPVWVILSEIFLKKAD